The following proteins are co-located in the Camelina sativa cultivar DH55 chromosome 12, Cs, whole genome shotgun sequence genome:
- the LOC104731991 gene encoding peroxidase 40 has protein sequence MKKLFNLFLMLFAAMPILSLSESNPTNFSETCEDGSGEPGSSFGIGFDLVLDFGLYRNSCPEAESIVYSWVQTAVLQDPRMAASLLRLHFHDCFVNGCDASVLLDDTEGLVGEKTAPPNLKSLRGFEVIDSIKSDLESVCPETVSCADILAMAARDSVVVSGGPSWEVEVGRKDSRTASKQAATTGLPSPNSTVPTLISVFQKLGLSQTDMVALSGGHTLGKARCTSFTARLLPLQTGVPANHGDNLDFLESLQQLCSTVDPSVAITQLDLVTPSTFDNQYYVNLLSGEGLLPSDQALAVQDPGTRAIVETYAADQSVFFEDFKNAMVKMGGITGGSNSEIRRNCRMIN, from the exons ATGAAGAAGCTCTTTAACTTGTTCCTTATGCTTTTCGCTGCAATGCCAATTCTCTCACTCTCCGAGTCTAATCCAACCAACTTCAGCGAGACTTGCGAAGACGGAAGTGGAGAACCCGGTTCTAGCTTCGGTATAGGGTTTGATTTGGTTCTTGATTTTGGTTTGTACCGGAATAGCTGCCCTGAAGCAGAGTCTATCGTCTACTCGTGGGTCCAAACAGCGGTGTTACAAGATCCAAGAATGGCAGCTTCTCTTCTCCGTCTTCATTTTCATGACTGTTTTGTTAAT GGATGTGATGCTTCGGTGTTGTTGGATGACACAGAAGGACTAGTCGGTGAAAAAACGGCGCCTCCTAATCTAAAGTCTCTCCGAGGGTTCGAAGTGATCGATTCTATAAAGTCTGATCTTGAATCTGTATGTCCAGAGACAGTCTCATGCGCAGACATTCTTGCCATGGCCGCTAGAGATTCAGTCGTTGTG TCGGGTGGACCAAGCTGGGAGGTGGAAGTAGGAAGAAAAGACAGTAGAACAGCGAGCAAACAGGCAGCAACAACTGGCTTACCCTCACCAAACTCAACCGTACCAACTCTCATCTCTGTCTTCCAAAAGCTCGGCCTTTCGCAAACCGACATGGTTGCTCTTTCCG GTGGACATACATTGGGAAAGGCACGTTGCACTTCGTTTACAGCTCGATTGCTGCCGCTACAAACTGGAGTGCCGGCTAACCACGGAGATAACCTTGACTTCCTCGAGTCACTACAACAGTTGTGCTCAACCGTTGACCCCTCTGTAGCTATCACTCAGCTTGACTTGGTGACGCCATCAACATTTGACAACCAGTACTATGTTAACCTCCTCTCAGGTGAGGGGTTGCTTCCATCAGACCAAGCTTTGGCGGTTCAGGACCCAGGAACGAGGGCAATAGTTGAAACTTACGCAGCGGATCAGTCGGTTTTCTTTGAGGATTTTAAGAATGCTATGGTTAAAATGGGAGGGATTACTGGTGGTAGTAATAGCGAGATTAGGAGGAATTGTAGAAtgattaactaa
- the LOC104731990 gene encoding flowering time control protein FCA-like: protein MNGPSDRVDFKQPMGPPPRHGGGSFRPMGFGGFRPMGPNGRVEGEGTRSVVGAGVGRGGFRSSGPVKFPPSKSPDGRRFIGKAMDSDYSVRPTTPPVQQPLSGQKRGYPNSEHGSFTGTDVSDRSSVVKLFVGSVPRTAIEEEVRPYFEEHGDVLEVALIRDKKTGQQQGCCFVKYATSKDADRAIRALHNQITLPGGTGPVQVRYADGEKERVGALEFKLFVGSLNKQATEKEVEEIFLQFGRVEDVYLMRDEYRQSRGCGFVKYLSKETAMAAIDGLNGIYTMRGCNQPLIVRFADPKRPKPGESRDMAPPVGLSSGPRFQASGPRPTSNLGDLSGDVSHTNPWHPPNSPKIVPRSNTGIRGIGSDFSPRPCQASLPSNQGGPLGGYGVPPLNPLPVSGVSSSATLQQQKRAAGQQISTLQKPLHAPQDLPLRPQTNFRGGQAPLQNPYGFSNQLPTSQLPPQQNVTRATGPQTPLNINLRPTALSSATAQFPPRSQQQPLQKMQNSPSELAQLLSQQTQSLQATFQSSQQAISQLQQQVQSMQQPNQNLPLSQNGQAGKQEWAGSAIPTVVSTTASTPVSYVQTAAPAASQSVVSVKCNWTEHTSPDGFKYYYNGVTGESKWEKPEEMVVFEREQQEQQQHQPKPTIQQPQTQLQPMQQQPQQVHQHYQGQQQEQRQHQQKPPIQQPQTQLQPMQQQPQQVHQQYEGQQQQQQQHQQKPTIQQAQTQLQPMQQQPQQVHQQYQGQQLQQPFYSSLYPTPGANHTAQYPSLPVGQNSQFPMSAIGKNTQEYGRTHIPMGAASVNDLSRTQQNRQSPQEIMWKNKA, encoded by the exons ATGAATGGTCCTTCTGATAGAGTAGATTTTAAGCAGCCCATGGGTCCTCCTCCTCGCCATGGTGGTGGTAGTTTCCGGCCTATGGGTTTTGGTGGTTTTCGTCCCATGGGTCCTAACGGTCGCGTAGAAGGAGAGGGGACGCGGTCAGTTGTTGGAGCTGGTGTTGGCAGAGGTGGATTTCGGTCTAGTGGGCCTGTGAAGTTTCCGCCTTCAAAGAGTCCTGACGGAAGGAGATTTATAGGTAAAGCAATGGATTCTGATTATTCTGTTAGACCGACTACACCGCCGGTTCAACAACCTCTTTCGGGTCAGAAAAGAGGGTATCCTAACTCAGAGCATGGCAGCTTTACTGGAACTG ACGTTTCTGATCGTAGCAGTGTAGTCAAGCTTTTTGTTGGCTCCGTACCAAGGACAGctatagaagaagaa GTCCGTCCCTATTTCGAAGAACATGGAGATGTTCTGGAGGTTGCTCTGATCAGGGACAAGAAAACAGGACAGCAGCAAG GCtgttgttttgtaaaatatgcaACGTCTAAAGATGCGGATAGAGCCATTAGAGCACTGCACAATCAGATCACTCTTCCGGGG GGAACTGGTCCTGTTCAAGTTCGATATGCTGATGGGGAGAAAGAACGCGTTG GTGCGCTAGAGTTTAAGCTTTTCGTTGGTTCACTAAACAAGCAAGCTACTGAAAAAGAAGTTGAGGAG ATCTTCTTACAATTTGGTCGCGTTGAAGATGTCTATCTCATGCGTGATGAATATAGACAGAGTCGTG GTTGTGggtttgttaaatatttaagCAAAGAGACGGCGATGGCAGCTATTGATGGTCTCAATGGAATTTACACCATGAGA GGTTGCAATCAGCCACTAATTGTTCGGTTTGCTGATCCAAAGAGGCCTAAACCTGGCGAGTCAAG GGACATGGCACCTCCTGTTGGACTTAGTTCAGGGCCTCGATTTCAAGCTTCAGGACCAAG GCCTACCTCTAACCTTGGTGACCTTAGTGGGGACGTAAGCCACACAAATCCTTGGCATCCGCCGAATTCACCAAAGATAGTCCCTCGTAGTAACACTGGGATCCGTGGTATCGGAAGTGACTTTTCCCCTAGACCATGTCAAGCATCGTTGCCTTCAAATCAG GGTGGTCCATTGGGTGGTTACGGTGTTCCTCCCCTTAATCCTCTTCCAGTCTCTGGAGTTTCATCTTCTGCCACATTGCAACAG CAAAAACGGGCAGCTGGCCAGCAAATATCAACATTACAAAAACCTCTTCACGCTCCACAGGATCTCCCCCTCCGTCCACAAACGAATTTCCGTGGGGGCCAGGCACCCTTGCAGAATCCTTATGGTTTTAGCAACCAGTTGCCTACATCTCAGCTGCCGCCACAGCAAAATGTCACTCGTGCAACTGGTCCTCAAACTCCATTGAACATTAATCTACGACCAACAGCTTTGTCTTCTGCAACTGCTCAATTTCCCCCTCGTTCCCAGCAGCAACCGCTACAAAAGATGCAAAATTCTCCTTCTGAGCTAGCTCAGCTCTTGTCACAGCAAACTCAGAGCCTACAAGCAACATTCCAATCATCTCAGCAAGCAATTTCTCAGCTGCAGCAGCAGGTGCAGTCCATGCagcaaccaaaccaaaatttacCACTCTCACAGAATGGCCAAGCTGGTAAACAGGAG TGGGCTGGATCTGCAATTCCAACAGTTGTTAGTACCACTGCTTCGACACCAGTTAGCTATGTGCAAACAGCTGCACCTGCAGCAAGTCAGAGCGTGGTTTCTGTCAAATGTAACTGGACCGAGCATACCTCGCCTGAtggatttaaatattattacaaCGGTGTAACGGGTGAAAGCAAG TGGGAAAAACCTGAGGAAATGGTAGTGTTCGAACGAGAGCAACAAGAACAGCAACAGCATCAACCGAAGCCAACTATACAGCAGCCCCAGACCCAACTACAGCCGATGCAGCAACAACCACAACAAGTTCACCAACATTACCAGGGTCAGCAGCAAGAACAGCGACAGCATCAACAGAAGCCACCTATACAGCAGCCCCAGACCCAATTACAGCCGATGCAGCAACAACCACAACAAGTTCACCAACAGTATGAGGgccagcaacaacaacagcaacagcatcAACAGAAGCCAACTATACAGCAGGCCCAGACCCAATTACAGCCGATGCAGCAACAACCACAACAAGTTCACCAACAATATCAAGGCCAGCAATTACAGCAGCCGTTTTATTCTTCACTG TATCCAACTCCAGGGGCCAACCATACTGCTCAG TATCCATCATTGCCAGTTGGTCAAAATAGCCAG TTTCCTATGTCAGCAATTGGTAAAAATACTCAG GAATATGGTCGGACACATATACCCATGGGAGCTGCTTCAGTGAATGATCTGTCAAGAACTCAACAg AACCGTCAATCTCCCCAAGAAATCATGTGGAAAAATAAAGCTTGA